In one Sporomusa sphaeroides DSM 2875 genomic region, the following are encoded:
- a CDS encoding ABC transporter ATP-binding protein, with protein MENLLEMRDIGKSYGEDIILSGLSFTLARGMAIAIIGHSGGGKTTLLSIMGLLQKATSGQVRIDGLDIAGLSSAMLAKLRGQYISFVFQRARLINSLTALENVIAPAWFIRRGENLEQQAQALLAHFGLSHRLHHKPQELSLGQLRRISLARALLLKPPILLADEPTNDLDPALAGEVAACLLAARQAGSGVVIVTHDVGLAAQADQTFRLADGALHSVACQ; from the coding sequence ATGGAGAATCTGCTGGAAATGCGGGACATTGGCAAAAGTTACGGCGAGGATATCATTTTATCAGGGCTTTCCTTTACGCTGGCAAGGGGAATGGCGATAGCCATTATCGGACACTCTGGCGGCGGTAAGACTACACTATTATCGATAATGGGACTGCTGCAAAAGGCGACTTCCGGACAGGTACGGATAGACGGTCTGGATATTGCCGGTTTATCTTCTGCCATGTTGGCTAAACTGCGCGGTCAATATATCAGTTTTGTCTTTCAACGAGCCCGGTTAATTAATTCGCTGACTGCGTTGGAAAATGTCATCGCACCGGCCTGGTTTATTCGCCGCGGGGAAAATCTGGAACAGCAGGCACAGGCTTTGCTGGCGCATTTCGGTTTGTCCCACCGCCTGCATCATAAGCCGCAGGAACTGAGTCTTGGTCAATTGAGACGGATTTCGCTGGCCAGGGCATTACTGCTTAAACCGCCAATCTTATTGGCCGATGAACCGACAAATGATCTGGATCCGGCGTTGGCCGGAGAAGTTGCTGCCTGCCTGCTTGCTGCGCGCCAGGCGGGCAGTGGTGTAGTTATTGTCACCCATGACGTGGGGTTGGCGGCACAAGCGGATCAAACTTTCCGTCTGGCAGACGGGGCATTGCATTCTGTTGCCTGCCAGTAA
- a CDS encoding ABC transporter permease translates to MTFLIWRSLLHRRLQSIAMIVSIAVGAAIIFSVAAMYKGVAAGMALSRQRMGADIVIVPYGVTLEPSLLLFGGATANSYMPEGYVDSVRAVPGVRTATPQFYTHSLTADCHDIGSQNRMIGYDAASDWIIAPWLKKVHKDELKDDEVILGAKVPTWTQGKISILDQWYNIVAVAEETGTTLDYSLLVSMNEARRVVAKDKSLRGIWEKQGPPAELISTILVQVDEGADMNEVVTAIQSAGLMKPIVAAEVKKRIADQFTVFLLLIGIVGILAVLTSLLQLFSRFYTLTWERQAEWGLYLAFGASGRDIGAVIVGEAATVAITGAAAGLLLGGGLYQGSLTLLEAYQSFPFVPPSWTFIGVLAIGITILFTGLGALAAWLPAYRGSRIDPSVIMTRGEFD, encoded by the coding sequence ATGACATTTCTTATCTGGAGAAGCCTGCTGCACCGACGGCTGCAGAGTATCGCCATGATTGTTTCGATTGCTGTTGGCGCAGCCATCATTTTTAGCGTTGCCGCCATGTATAAAGGGGTGGCAGCAGGCATGGCGCTTTCCCGGCAGCGTATGGGAGCCGATATTGTTATTGTGCCGTATGGGGTGACGTTAGAGCCCAGCCTGCTCTTATTTGGCGGGGCGACGGCCAATTCCTATATGCCGGAAGGATATGTGGACAGCGTACGCGCCGTCCCGGGTGTTCGTACAGCTACACCGCAGTTCTATACTCATTCTCTAACGGCAGATTGTCATGATATTGGCAGCCAGAACCGGATGATTGGGTATGATGCGGCCAGTGACTGGATTATTGCTCCATGGCTGAAGAAGGTTCATAAAGATGAGCTTAAGGATGATGAGGTCATTTTAGGAGCCAAAGTACCTACCTGGACACAGGGAAAAATATCGATTTTAGATCAGTGGTACAATATTGTCGCCGTGGCGGAAGAAACCGGGACAACGCTTGACTATTCCCTGTTGGTCAGTATGAATGAGGCCAGACGGGTGGTTGCCAAAGATAAATCGTTGCGGGGAATATGGGAGAAACAAGGCCCCCCGGCTGAACTTATTTCGACTATTTTAGTGCAGGTGGATGAGGGGGCAGATATGAATGAAGTGGTAACCGCTATCCAAAGTGCCGGACTCATGAAACCAATTGTGGCGGCAGAAGTGAAAAAACGTATTGCCGATCAGTTTACGGTATTTTTGCTTTTAATTGGCATTGTCGGTATCCTGGCAGTACTAACCTCTTTGCTGCAGCTTTTTTCCCGGTTTTATACACTGACCTGGGAACGGCAGGCAGAGTGGGGGCTGTATCTGGCTTTTGGTGCCTCAGGGCGGGATATTGGTGCCGTGATTGTTGGCGAAGCGGCCACGGTAGCCATAACAGGAGCGGCTGCCGGCCTGCTATTGGGGGGCGGCTTGTATCAAGGCAGCTTGACGTTACTGGAAGCCTACCAATCGTTTCCCTTTGTACCGCCATCCTGGACATTTATTGGTGTTCTGGCTATTGGTATTACCATACTGTTCACCGGACTGGGTGCTCTGGCCGCCTGGCTGCCGGCCTATCGGGGCAGCCGTATTGATCCCAGTGTTATTATGACCAGAGGAGAATTTGATTAA
- a CDS encoding HesA/MoeB/ThiF family protein: protein MILAKEQINRYLRHIIMPEISGPGQKKLLESSVFIYGESVSAAAPAIYYLAASGIGSIHCQFADTAGFDKLAACIRDLNGDVSISLADGQDSGLRIFLGGPEFIKKSKLAFAHFLPAVVALYYGWLGGIQVFKAEDDLDVFLAKLPDLQPAAAAAADTKITAEVFSTCFLGALCAMEAIKLILDIGETAGDFLYCNLFSMEFSKVGQAELEQTLAGLASVQATTALNFDLTDSKVLIVGTGGLGSPAAYALASAGVGTIGLVDYDAVEISNLNRQILHSGSRIGMPKVESAALFLHDINPQLSIDTYHTALSKENIYSILENYDLVIAAVDNFPDRFLLNDACFFTKKPMLDAGVLRFDGTCMSIITPQSHCYRCTLPDIPSGGSTPTCAESGVLGPLPGIMGFLQAAEAVKLLSGQGNTLHDRVLFLDGMFSHFGTIQLRKQSGCRLCGTNPAIHELQEYKFVCSDEEDTHQE from the coding sequence GTGATTCTGGCCAAGGAACAGATAAATAGATATTTACGGCATATTATCATGCCTGAAATTAGTGGTCCGGGACAGAAAAAACTTTTAGAGTCGTCGGTTTTTATCTATGGAGAAAGTGTAAGCGCCGCAGCGCCGGCGATATATTACCTGGCTGCATCCGGTATCGGTTCCATACACTGTCAGTTCGCCGATACAGCAGGCTTTGACAAGCTTGCTGCCTGTATTCGTGACTTAAACGGCGATGTCTCAATCAGTTTGGCAGACGGACAGGATAGCGGTTTGCGAATTTTTCTGGGTGGACCGGAGTTTATCAAAAAATCCAAGTTGGCTTTTGCACACTTTCTTCCTGCCGTAGTGGCTCTTTATTACGGTTGGCTGGGCGGTATCCAGGTGTTTAAAGCCGAGGATGATCTGGATGTATTCCTGGCAAAACTGCCTGATTTACAACCAGCCGCAGCTGCCGCTGCTGATACAAAGATAACTGCCGAAGTCTTTTCAACCTGCTTCCTGGGGGCGTTGTGTGCTATGGAGGCAATTAAACTGATCCTGGATATTGGCGAAACCGCAGGTGATTTCTTATATTGCAATCTTTTCTCCATGGAGTTTTCTAAGGTTGGCCAGGCAGAACTGGAACAGACCCTGGCCGGGTTAGCTTCGGTACAAGCAACCACCGCCCTGAATTTTGACCTGACCGACAGTAAAGTGCTGATTGTCGGAACCGGCGGACTGGGATCACCTGCCGCTTATGCACTGGCATCAGCCGGTGTTGGCACAATCGGTCTGGTAGATTATGATGCGGTTGAAATCAGCAACCTTAACCGTCAAATTCTTCATTCCGGGTCAAGAATCGGGATGCCGAAGGTGGAATCGGCGGCCCTGTTTTTACATGACATAAACCCGCAACTTAGTATTGATACATATCATACAGCTCTGAGCAAAGAAAATATTTATAGTATCCTTGAAAATTATGATCTTGTTATTGCGGCAGTTGACAATTTTCCTGACCGCTTTCTGCTGAATGATGCCTGCTTTTTCACGAAAAAGCCAATGCTCGATGCCGGTGTACTTAGATTTGATGGCACCTGTATGAGTATTATAACACCCCAAAGCCACTGCTATCGCTGTACGCTGCCGGACATTCCTTCCGGCGGCAGTACGCCGACATGCGCTGAATCCGGGGTGCTTGGCCCGTTGCCGGGAATCATGGGCTTTCTCCAAGCAGCCGAAGCCGTTAAATTATTATCCGGTCAGGGGAATACCTTACACGATAGAGTATTATTCCTGGATGGAATGTTTTCTCATTTTGGCACCATACAGTTGCGCAAGCAGAGCGGTTGCCGGCTATGCGGTACAAATCCTGCAATCCACGAACTCCAGGAATATAAATTCGTATGTTCTGATGAGGAGGATACTCACCAGGAGTAA